TCAACATGGTAATCGTCATCGGTCCAACACCACCTGGTACTGGTGTAATCAGACTTGCGATTGGTTCAACTTCATCAAATTTAACGTCACCAATCAACTTGCCATTCTCATCACGGTTCATACCGACATCAATCACAACAGCGCCTGGCTTGACAAAATCAGCTGTTACAAAATTTCCCATACCAATCGCAACAACTAAGATATCAGCTTGTTTGGCTACCTCAGCAAGATTTTTCGTCCGTGAATGTGCGATTGTCACTGTCGCATGTCTATCTAATAACATTTGTGCCATTGGTTTACCGACAATATTTGAGCGACCAATGACAAGCGCAGTTTTACCAGCTATGTCAACACCATATTCATCTAGCATGACCATTATCCCAGCAGGTGTTGAGGGCATCATGACAGGACTACCTGACCATAATAAGCCCATATTGGT
The DNA window shown above is from Lactococcus paracarnosus and carries:
- a CDS encoding bifunctional methylenetetrahydrofolate dehydrogenase/methenyltetrahydrofolate cyclohydrolase; this encodes MTLIDGKALADKMAIALKDKVDALKAKGVTPGLVVVLVGENPASQVYVRNKERRALTAGFKSEIIRLSEETSEKDLLALIDQLNQDSQWHGILVQLPLPAHISEEKVLLAIDPEKDVDGFHPTNMGLLWSGSPVMMPSTPAGIMVMLDEYGVDIAGKTALVIGRSNIVGKPMAQMLLDRHATVTIAHSRTKNLAEVAKQADILVVAIGMGNFVTADFVKPGAVVIDVGMNRDENGKLIGDVKFDEVEPIASLITPVPGGVGPMTITMLMEQTYETAKRTLGK